A region from the Tigriopus californicus strain San Diego chromosome 9, Tcal_SD_v2.1, whole genome shotgun sequence genome encodes:
- the LOC131886435 gene encoding mucin-2-like, with translation MAKVRHKIMATLWLLIVGFLGGFSAFGLSLGNSKPYARVLISSDGAKLLQTQTEEPTIIDYYKEHPFLKSRFEIEKLEDLPENEQLEIRVKPQVYGAKSGNSHDPTPSPQVIIRPISTRQPQVRESPRIIGNQLEAFGNKQTEDGSRGKIKTKNPHFKTVDKATVAFNQIPKLRPRPMLLLPYTPSASLVTTPSARENSTKGLLFKTDTPIFPKYSTVNPVPLVSTQSAPTTTVTPSSVIVANSFRFTALSNTMKTMTTRTLFSVSPRVATSTPLFMVQTDRAQIPTSDPSVFRSTTLEETAFSTRRKQPGTISTSKSAEQLVPISTATTSRISPIPTTTSLRGTPMVRVEIEPTTSPPSVVNKRPTTQSALSIIDQFSTPFTVFSTQSILSPSPIATATQITLQSSTATATAITTATLRTRSTDRPFTTPTTPTMITTTVPTTNSPTDISNATRATTSPSTILTASTIATSISNTASLTPSTPLSPTTTPPPPSTTTTGGAVTASTTMTAAPAATMATTPITTSTTTIRTTITTTTTMPTTTRTTTTTTTTTTTTTTEATTIPAVPVELTQDLCLTPLRTCDQSITARSLPYERSLEILQNEEYLEATDLGVVRRRFKRGGCGGESEVLRPNMMNIGMGTAGLIGIAGLASLVMTPPAAPPPPPPAPAAAAGAAGAAGAAAVATAVGLAPANVPQPGTPGGGGPPVPDSPTSILALSLVPAGLAPVAVFPPFTTDRTNTAVGVIFSESDATSLASAGTGNRRFLVRRRFRRQLPETFPWRIRSAWNKLQYRLGRKVEGITKFNQKIKNKIRDKIFGPPVIEYYFEVPETPQKQTVERVYGLRVLVTVVSEPCILGVTCDMDGNKLVAGVNATNPELAESVQNLDLSEFFAQVKQNASLRKNMTQTNTFNNQNTFNSDPDSVPSNQSVNSPLNPQLSSESDLPFIYKRFHSQVYSNHVGRSSKEDPYLDEPTNAHQGHLDDMEPIQSRFSSINSQSMSYQLRQDEKWIPLQSHRTKRQTGEEFESDAIPECRVETPPNCT, from the exons ATGGCCAAAGTGCGGCATAAGATAATGGCAACACTGTGGTTG TTGATTGTGGGTTTCCTTGGTGGTTTCTCAGCTTTTGGATTGAGTCTGGGCAATTCAAAACCCTATGCCAGGGTATTGATATCAAGTGATGGAgcaaaacttttgcaaacccaAACGGAAGAGCCCACAATAATAGATTATTACAAGGAGCATCCATTTCTTAAAAGTCGATTTGAGATCGAAAAATTAGAGGATTTGCCGGAAAATGAACAACTTGAAATTCGTGTCAAACCTCAAGTGTATGGGGCCAAGAGTGGGAACAGTCATGATCCAACCCCTTCTCCCCAAGTAATTATtcgtcccatttccaccagacAACCCCAGGTACGAGAATCCCCAAGAATCATCGGAAACCAGCTTGAAGCTTTTGGGAATAAACAAACAGAGGATGGTTCTCGTGGTaaaattaaaaccaaaaacCCGCATTTTAAAACGGTTGACAAAGCAACAGTTGCATTTAATCAAATACCGAAGTTACGACCGAGGCCCATGTTGTTATTGCCATACACTCCGAGTGCCTCACTTGTGACAACACCATCAGCCAGGGAAAACAGCACGAAAGGActccttttcaaaacagacACACCTATTTTTCCAAAGTACTCTACGGTCAATCCTGTACCTTTGGTCTCCACACAATCTGCCCCAACAACAACTGTCACACCTAGCTCTGTTATTGTAGCAAATTCATTCAGATTCACTGCACTTTCTAATACTATGAAGACCATGACAACCAGAACACTTTTCTCCGTGAGCCCAAGAGTAGCAACCTCGACCCCGCTTTTTATGGTGCAAACAGACAGGGCACAAATACCCACATCAGACCCATCTGTCTTTAGGAGCACAACTCTAGAAGAAACGGCATTTTCAACAAGAAGGAAACAACCTGGCACCATTTCCACGTCTAAAAGTGCTGAACAATTAGTTCCTATTTCAACAGCAACCACATCAAGGATATCACCCATACCAACCACAACTTCACTTAGAGGAACTCCAATGGTTAGAGTTGAGATCGAACCAACCACTAGTCCCCCTTCAGTTGTCAATAAACGCCCAACAACTCAGAGCGCATTAAGTATTATTGACCAATTTAGCACGCCCTTTACCGTTTTTAGTACCCAATCTATTTTGTCCCCATCACCTATTGCGACAGCAACACAGATAACACTTCAATCAAGCACGGCCACGGCAACGGcaataacaacagcaacacTAAGGACAAGATCAACTGATAGACCATttacaacaccaacaacaccaacaatgATAACAACCACAGTGCCAACAACAAACTCACCCACAGATATATCAAATGCAACCAGAGCGACAACTTCACCTTCAACTATTCTTACTGCTTCTACAATAGCAACATCAATATCAAACACTGCCTCATTGACACCATCAACACCACTGTCACCAACAACAACGCCGCCGCCGCCatcgacaacaacaacaggagGAGCAGTAACTGCGTCAACAACGATGACGGCGGCACCAGCTGCAACAATGGCAACAACACCGAttacaacatcaacaacaacaataagaACAACGAttacgacaacaacaacaatgccTACTActacaagaacaacaacaacaacaacaacaacgacgacgacgacgacgacggagGCAACCACAATCCCTGCTGTTCCCGTTGAGCTTACTCAAGATTTGTGCCTTACCCCTCTCAGGACTTGTGATCAATCCATCACGGCCAGAAGTCTTCCTTATGAGAGGAGCCTAGAGATTTTACAAAACGAGGAGTACCTAGAGGCTACTGACCTCGGTGTGGTGCGTCGTCGATTTAAAAGAGGAGGTTGTGGCGGTGAAAGTGAAGTCCTCAGACCCAACATGATGAACATTGGCATGGGGACAGCCGGGTTAATAGGTATTGCAGGCCTGGCCAGTCTAGTCATGACCCCACCCGCTGCCCCTCCGCCTCCACCACCTGCTCCCGCGGCAGCGGCAGGAGCCGCAGGAGCAGCAGGAGCAGCTGCCGTGGCCACAGCAGTGGGATTAGCTCCAGCCAATGTCCCACAACCAGGCACGCCAGGAGGAGGCGGACCACCCGTGCCGGACTCTCCCACCAGCATCCTGGCTTTATCTTTGGTACCCGCTGGTCTTGCCCCAGTAGCAGTTTTTCCACCGTTTACCACCGATCGCACTAATACCGCAGTGGGCGTCATTTTTTCAGAGAGTGATGCCACCTCCTTGGCCAGTGCTGGTACGGGAAATCGGAGGTTCTTGGTCCGGCGTCGATTCCGTCGCCAGTTGCCAGAGACTTTTCCATGGCGAATTCGATCCGCATGGAACAAATTGCAATACCGATTAGGACGAAAAGTGGAGGGAATCACaaaatttaatcaaaaaatcaaaaacaaaattagagATAAGATTTTTGGCCCTCCCGTGATTGAATACTATTTTGAGGTCCCAGAGACTCCTCAGAAACAGACAGTCGAGCGCGTGTATGGACTCCGTGTCCTTGTTACTGTCGTGAGTGAGCCATGTATTCTAGGTGTGACCTGTGACATGGATGGCAATAAATTGGTGGCTGGAGTGAATGCCACAAATCCTGAGCTGGCTGAATCAGTGCAGAATTTGGATCTCTCCGAATTCTTTGCCCAGGTGAAACAAAACGCCTCGTTACGGAAGAACATGACCcaaacaaacacattcaaCAATCAAAATACTTTCAATTCCGACCCAGATTCGGTGCCAAGCAATCAAAGCGTGAATAGTCCACTGAATCCTCAGCTTTCGTCAGAATCTGACCTGCCATTCATCTACAAAAGATTTCATTCGCAAGTCTACTCAAATCATGTTGGTCGTAGTAGCAAGGAGGATCCATACTTGGATGAACCCACCAATGCTCATCAAGGTCATTTGGATGACATGGAACCCATCCAATCACGTTTCTCTTCCATCAACTCCCAATCAATGTCCTATCAGCTTCGGCAAGATGAGAAATGGATTCCACTGCAAAGTCATCGAACCAAGCGACAAACAGGGGAAGAATTCGAGTCTGACGCCATTCCCGAATGTCGAGTGGAGACACCGCCAAATTGCACTTAA